In the genome of Candidatus Zixiibacteriota bacterium, one region contains:
- a CDS encoding transposase, translated as MARIGILIRGKDGAMNPKRKFSVELKQQVVEQLLSGTSSPAQLCRQYEISSSLLYHWKRQYSRGRYGNEATAVG; from the coding sequence TTGGCACGGATTGGTATTTTGATACGAGGAAAGGATGGTGCCATGAATCCGAAACGGAAGTTCAGTGTGGAGCTGAAACAGCAGGTGGTAGAGCAACTGCTATCAGGGACGAGCAGTCCGGCCCAACTCTGCCGCCAGTATGAGATTTCGTCCAGTTTGCTGTATCATTGGAAGCGTCAGTATAGCCGGGGGCGGTATGGGAACGAGGCGACGGCAGTGGG